GCAAATTGCAACTAAATCAAAAGGTCATGTATTTTGGAGCTATTTTTAaaggtcgtgtgcaatatgcaaatccgaAAATAGCTGGTGTATTTTCCAGCTATTAACCCTTATATTTTCTATCCTACAAATTCCATTCTATATTATCacacttatttgattatataataaatacctCTCGTAATTCCAATAAAAGAAAATTGTTATCTACCCATACTTATCATCGTACAAATACTAAAATGGAGACAAACAACAAAGGTAAATAGATAAAAGTATCTTactttctatatttactacatgCATCATGCATGATTGCATATATTACTAAACAATAATTGCATACATTAATAAGCAATTATTATGCTTAAAATTTATCAACaactaaaaaatgaaatgaaatatgaAATAATAACATCTCCACATATCATATTGAAAAGGTGTAGTTTTAGTTTCGATGAGTTTACAAATATCAATGTCAAACATGGTGTTCTTCCAATTTGGCTCTTCTTTAACCACATTCGCACCTAACCTAATATCTTAATAAGAGTAATTAACATATTTACATTCGCAGTCAAATTAGCACACTATTCTTTTTTTATGACAAACACGATTTCCTTTGTATTTGAAAAAGCTAACTGGCAAAACAGATGAAAGATGCAAGAAGATCGACCTGGATTGAAGATCAGGTTATGCCTATCTCATATTTCACTTCATCAATACACGTGTGAACGACACAACGCATGAAACATATTGGACCAAGATAAAATGAGATCAGGATAATCCCTAATCTcgttttttatcttttttccaaaaaaaagaTCCGAGGAGCGGGAAGATGGTGGAGTTTTCAAGAATGCGAGGATAAAGTCACACTAGTTCATGCTGCATCATTTGCCAACAAATAGTTACGTTTACAATCTACTGGAGTACAACTAAAGCAATTGCGGGAGCAATATAACCTTCCTATATGGCAAGCCTTTCATCTAGCACTGTGTTTATTGTAAATGTAAAAGGAGCAACAGCAATTGTTACATAGTATTTTACAAGCAAGTAGAGATGAATTTACTGGGGCATGCCATGCTTAAACAAAACCTGCCTAGGATTACCAAAGAAATCTTACCACATCCATTTGATTAGATTTTGCAGTAACAATCTGGCTCAAGAAGGATCCGGATGCCTCTTACAGCAAATGAAGCAAAATCTGACCTATCTCAACACAGATCTTCAATCAACATTTCAATAAAGAAGATTGCATGTGTAGTCTCATCTGGACTCGTATTAATGATGCCTAGGCAAGAAAAAGCACGGATAAAAACATAAGGCTTACTATTTTGCAGAATATATAAGCATTTAcagaatatatataaatatatatatatatgctaatAAAGTACTAAGTGATCATCAGAACCTGATTGGTCAACAATCAAGTATATTTGTCCTACTTCATTTCGTATTTGGACCAATTGGTTATTGATAATAGATGATTTTCATCAGTATGAGTGCATCAAACAGTACGAGCAGACTGCTGAGTGTTTGCTACCTAATATTTTGCTTACAGGAACAGGACTACATGCCTAGTAGCCTACAGAAAGTGTGCCGAACAATTTATTAGTGCCTTGATGAGCCACTTTATTACATGCTGAATAAAGATTTATGCAAGCAGAATTCGTATAATCTGTTAAttgtatttgaaataaattggaATTAATGGAGCATGCAGACTAAAATTCACATGATCATATTTCAGCTCACTGTGAAATTTCACTTCCAGTTCAAGGTCACATTTGATGTCATTGCACAAGGGACAGATAGAACCTCACacagacataaaataagaattcAGGACAGGGCAGGACAGTTTACCTCTGACAACTTTGACTAATATATCTCATCATCAGGGATATCTGGTGTCAAAAACTTTTTGGGATCTTTGCTGATCTCCAAGTAATCGAATGTAGATGACTTAACCTTGTCAGGAACAGGCTCAAGTGGAATAATGCTATCTTCATCAATGATTCCATCAATTATGCCATATTCAACAGCTTCAATAGGGGACATGTAGCGATCTCTATCAATATCCTTCTCAACTTGTTCATATGATCGACCGGTGAAATCAGATATTATCGTTGTTACATTCTTTTTGTTGTGCATTACTTCCCGCGCTTGAATTTCCACATCTATGGCTTGCCCACTAGCACCGCCAAGCGGTTGATGTATCATTATTCTTGTATTAGGCATTGCATAGCGTTTCCCTTTAGTGCCACCACCAAGAATGATGGAAGCTGTTGATGCAGAAATGCCTAGTGCAATTGTGGAAACATCAGCTCTCACTAGGCGCACAACATCAAAGATGGCCATTGTAGCGCTGGAGTAGGTAAAGATTAGTACTATACAGGTCAGGAAAAAAATTAAGGAAAGAAAGCTAATCTTG
The genomic region above belongs to Salvia miltiorrhiza cultivar Shanhuang (shh) chromosome 5, IMPLAD_Smil_shh, whole genome shotgun sequence and contains:
- the LOC130987091 gene encoding ATP-dependent Clp protease proteolytic subunit 4, chloroplastic, with product MDSLILSTPLTYRSLPVARRLSHLPSPSPAAHFLRAPKSSISPLKCSLSSFNPQALTSSDSLLLHLSPTAQQSPPTAMRGAETDAMGLLLKERIVFLGNSIDDFVADAIISQLLLLDAQDSTKDIRLFINSAGGSLSATMAIFDVVRLVRADVSTIALGISASTASIILGGGTKGKRYAMPNTRIMIHQPLGGASGQAIDVEIQAREVMHNKKNVTTIISDFTGRSYEQVEKDIDRDRYMSPIEAVEYGIIDGIIDEDSIIPLEPVPDKVKSSTFDYLEISKDPKKFLTPDIPDDEIY